One Leptospira wolbachii serovar Codice str. CDC genomic region harbors:
- a CDS encoding ATP-binding protein, which produces MPFPLSRTELEKEVKTLFSNGLSGNVNDFYSWVFMETQRKFKDHPNTTLEGITSLLEDLIKDGIIITNPIDPREYLLPDTSPIIRKMGTNEQFVILGALPYNPMQYVRARLDYFLKRNGIAGELRMDLCIATVEAVENAAKYGDGGGVEVIFQIDKHKTFTIEMINTVKDFNLEDDIQRGKFSSTATLMRGMMVMQKLFDSVDLEISDNRKQAILKATRKLT; this is translated from the coding sequence ATGCCGTTCCCTCTCTCCAGAACTGAGTTAGAGAAAGAAGTGAAAACTTTGTTCTCCAATGGCCTCTCGGGGAATGTGAACGATTTTTACTCTTGGGTGTTTATGGAAACCCAAAGGAAATTTAAGGACCATCCCAATACCACTTTGGAAGGGATCACTTCTCTCCTTGAAGATTTAATCAAAGACGGAATCATCATTACAAACCCAATCGATCCGCGTGAGTACTTACTTCCCGATACTTCTCCTATCATTCGTAAGATGGGAACAAACGAACAGTTTGTAATTCTCGGTGCACTTCCTTACAACCCCATGCAGTATGTCAGAGCCAGGCTTGATTATTTTCTGAAACGGAATGGGATAGCAGGAGAATTGCGAATGGACCTTTGTATTGCCACTGTAGAAGCAGTGGAGAATGCAGCCAAGTATGGTGACGGTGGTGGTGTGGAAGTCATTTTCCAAATCGACAAACACAAAACCTTTACCATAGAAATGATCAATACAGTAAAAGACTTTAATCTAGAAGATGATATTCAGAGAGGTAAGTTTTCTTCCACAGCAACACTCATGCGTGGTATGATGGTCATGCAAAAACTTTTCGATTCTGTGGATCTAGAGATCAGCGACAATCGAAAACAAGCTATACTGAAAGCAACTCGTAAACTAACATAG
- a CDS encoding glycosyltransferase family 2 protein, producing the protein MPLPLSCAIITLNEEDNISRTLVALSFIEDIVVIDSGSTDKTVTIAKSFGARVFYRKFANYADQKNYAIEQTKFDWVLAIDADEVVSSGLQSEISDLFTNHKLNSVGYLVPRLTYYLGKWIRFGGYYPNYQIRLFKKTAGEFSGGLVHERVKLSGKPIKLKNPLYHYSYKNISDHLQFIDRYSSLFAEEEFRKGKTSSVFWAFLKACFKGFYMYWIRLGILDGKQGFVLALLGFYYNFLKYLKLYEKSNSISSFFVMVDSVHDVKSNKSTKKDSNQVHIG; encoded by the coding sequence ATGCCGCTTCCTTTATCCTGTGCCATCATTACCCTCAACGAAGAGGATAATATTTCCCGCACTCTCGTTGCCCTCTCTTTTATTGAAGATATCGTAGTGATTGATTCTGGTTCCACAGACAAAACAGTAACCATTGCGAAGTCATTCGGTGCCCGAGTATTTTATCGTAAATTTGCCAACTACGCAGATCAAAAAAACTATGCCATCGAACAAACTAAGTTTGATTGGGTACTTGCCATTGATGCCGACGAAGTGGTATCCAGTGGTCTACAATCTGAAATTTCCGATTTATTTACGAACCACAAACTAAACTCCGTAGGTTATCTTGTTCCACGTTTGACTTATTATTTAGGAAAGTGGATTCGTTTTGGCGGATACTATCCCAACTACCAAATCCGATTGTTCAAAAAAACTGCTGGGGAATTTAGCGGTGGTTTGGTGCATGAAAGAGTAAAACTCTCGGGCAAACCGATCAAACTTAAAAATCCACTCTATCATTATTCTTATAAAAATATATCCGACCATTTACAATTCATTGATCGTTATTCCAGTTTGTTTGCAGAAGAAGAATTTAGAAAAGGAAAAACCAGTTCTGTATTTTGGGCGTTTTTAAAAGCGTGTTTTAAAGGATTTTATATGTATTGGATTCGGTTGGGGATCCTAGATGGGAAACAAGGATTTGTTCTCGCCCTTCTAGGGTTTTATTATAACTTTCTTAAGTATTTAAAGTTATATGAAAAATCGAATTCAATCTCTTCTTTCTTTGTTATGGTTGATTCGGTTCATGATGTAAAGAGCAATAAATCCACCAAGAAAGATAGCAACCAAGTTCACATTGGATAG
- a CDS encoding S1 RNA-binding domain-containing protein: protein MKGPSSEFERLLEESFKKRQSIEPGSRHEAKVTAVKNDYVFIRTVENKITGNIPIEEWREEVLPKVGDTLVVYFLKENSGDFYFTTCLSGDNLTEEHIELAAQYEIPVLGQMLVEANGGWDVKLGSHAAFVPFSQLDGSLKGTNIAGKRIRFVISEIGKKQNKIVLSQKKIADKERETKKQLLREELKVGIFVSCTVKSIHKFGLIVDMDGFDALVPQSEATYKKNADLTTEFRVGETLRAKILTLDWSTNKISLSVKDFLSDPWSGKLPFKESDIVTGTLESIKPFGLFVRLGDDFSGLVPNKETGVPSRTPLNTVFNPGQKLEVFVMEINPEKRQIAVSISKASEAKDRMEYQEYMSKEETSGSVSSFGLALQKSLEKKNKK, encoded by the coding sequence ATGAAAGGCCCATCCTCAGAATTTGAACGTTTATTAGAAGAAAGTTTTAAAAAAAGACAATCCATCGAACCTGGTTCCCGCCATGAAGCCAAGGTAACAGCTGTTAAGAATGATTACGTATTCATTCGCACAGTAGAAAATAAAATCACTGGAAATATCCCTATTGAAGAATGGAGAGAAGAAGTATTGCCGAAGGTTGGTGATACTCTTGTTGTTTATTTTTTAAAAGAAAACTCGGGAGATTTTTATTTTACTACCTGTCTTTCTGGAGACAACCTAACAGAAGAACATATAGAGCTGGCGGCACAGTATGAAATTCCTGTCCTCGGTCAAATGCTTGTAGAAGCAAACGGCGGTTGGGATGTCAAACTGGGTAGTCACGCAGCGTTTGTTCCCTTTAGCCAATTGGATGGTTCTCTAAAAGGAACAAACATCGCTGGAAAACGAATCAGATTTGTGATTTCGGAAATTGGCAAAAAACAAAATAAAATTGTTTTATCTCAGAAAAAAATTGCTGATAAAGAAAGAGAAACCAAAAAACAACTGTTACGTGAAGAGTTGAAAGTGGGAATCTTTGTTTCCTGTACTGTCAAAAGCATTCATAAATTTGGGCTCATTGTCGACATGGACGGATTTGATGCCTTGGTTCCGCAGTCGGAAGCAACTTACAAAAAAAATGCTGATCTCACAACAGAATTTAGAGTGGGTGAAACCCTTCGTGCAAAAATCCTCACTTTGGATTGGTCCACAAACAAAATCTCACTCAGTGTAAAAGATTTTTTGTCAGACCCATGGTCTGGAAAACTTCCTTTTAAAGAATCTGACATTGTCACTGGAACTTTAGAGTCTATCAAACCGTTTGGTCTCTTTGTTCGGTTAGGTGATGATTTTTCGGGCCTTGTTCCGAATAAAGAAACGGGAGTTCCTTCGCGCACTCCTTTAAATACGGTATTTAACCCGGGCCAGAAGTTGGAAGTTTTTGTCATGGAGATCAATCCAGAAAAAAGACAAATTGCTGTGTCGATATCCAAAGCATCCGAAGCGAAAGATCGAATGGAATACCAAGAGTATATGTCCAAGGAAGAAACTTCTGGATCCGTCTCTAGTTTTGGACTGGCACTTCAAAAATCTTTGGAAAAAAAGAATAAAAAGTAA
- a CDS encoding shikimate dehydrogenase family protein, which yields MYSKHTEIFGILGYPLGHTLSPWIHNTLFQLSGYDGVYLVFENEKWKEIGLSPLLDLGVKGVSVTIPFKEWAYSQADTVCNASKTMGSSNTLLFRDGIQAVNTDGTGAVLAITKSNPDLLDPMFEKQILILGSGGSAKGIVFSLAETLKNNAGDKKIQRKIKILARNETASREIQTALGNPDWLAVTPKEECLKEAELYDLIIHTTPVGMKGYGGEPLLDSQFFTKKHTLFDIVYNPLETDLVKQAKKKKAEIIPGYSMLLYQGIRQFELFTNSKAKSKWIEKVESLLLKQLKSRS from the coding sequence TTGTATTCAAAACACACCGAGATATTTGGGATCTTGGGATATCCCTTAGGCCATACCCTATCCCCTTGGATTCATAATACACTATTCCAACTCTCCGGATATGATGGAGTTTATTTGGTCTTTGAAAACGAAAAGTGGAAAGAGATCGGTCTAAGCCCTCTCCTTGATTTAGGTGTAAAGGGTGTATCTGTTACCATCCCCTTTAAAGAATGGGCCTATTCACAAGCGGATACGGTTTGTAATGCATCCAAGACTATGGGCTCTTCCAATACCCTACTCTTTCGTGACGGAATCCAAGCAGTCAATACGGATGGAACTGGGGCTGTCCTTGCGATCACCAAATCCAACCCCGATCTTTTAGATCCTATGTTTGAAAAACAAATTTTAATCCTCGGAAGTGGAGGCAGTGCCAAAGGAATCGTTTTTTCATTGGCGGAGACTCTTAAAAATAACGCCGGTGATAAAAAGATCCAAAGAAAGATAAAGATCCTCGCAAGAAATGAAACCGCATCAAGAGAAATCCAGACAGCATTAGGAAATCCTGATTGGTTGGCTGTCACGCCGAAAGAAGAGTGCCTAAAAGAAGCAGAGTTGTATGACCTTATCATTCACACAACTCCCGTGGGAATGAAGGGATACGGCGGTGAACCGCTACTGGACTCCCAATTCTTTACCAAAAAACACACGTTATTCGATATTGTGTATAATCCTTTGGAAACTGATTTGGTAAAACAAGCAAAGAAAAAAAAAGCAGAAATCATTCCTGGGTATTCTATGTTACTCTACCAAGGAATCAGACAATTTGAGTTGTTTACAAATTCAAAAGCAAAATCGAAATGGATCGAAAAAGTAGAATCTTTACTTTTAAAACAACTGAAAAGTAGATCCTAA
- a CDS encoding TetR/AcrR family transcriptional regulator codes for MQTPKEHTRKEILQAAREEFIQLGFEKASMRTIAKKAKVSTSNIYNYFENKEHLLTEILQPVLSGMEKAFAYVSHPDYFEKRFNDSYEAWQERFHIALEYVDANRDDFILLLTKSQGSHLEEFPDTVLTRLTKINFDQYSTFKEKNPSYKGEVSEFVVRNILSFFLNIFVQMVRQGISKQDMLVYQDSFLKFLHFGYKGSIASDLS; via the coding sequence ATGCAAACTCCCAAAGAACATACACGAAAAGAAATCTTACAAGCGGCTCGAGAGGAATTCATCCAACTCGGTTTTGAGAAGGCAAGTATGCGAACCATTGCAAAAAAAGCAAAGGTCTCGACGAGTAATATCTACAATTACTTCGAAAACAAAGAACACCTGCTCACAGAAATCCTACAGCCAGTTCTATCTGGAATGGAGAAAGCCTTTGCTTACGTTTCTCATCCCGATTACTTTGAAAAAAGATTTAACGACAGTTATGAGGCCTGGCAGGAAAGATTTCATATTGCTCTTGAATATGTAGATGCAAATCGAGATGACTTTATCCTTTTGCTTACCAAGTCACAAGGTTCACATCTAGAAGAATTCCCTGATACAGTTCTCACTCGCCTTACAAAAATCAACTTCGACCAATACAGCACTTTCAAAGAAAAAAACCCTTCTTACAAAGGGGAAGTAAGTGAATTTGTAGTGAGAAACATCCTTTCTTTCTTTCTCAACATTTTCGTCCAGATGGTGAGGCAAGGAATCTCCAAACAAGATATGTTGGTATATCAGGATAGTTTCCTTAAATTTTTGCACTTCGGATACAAAGGATCGATTGCCTCTGATCTGAGTTGA
- a CDS encoding tRNA (cytidine(34)-2'-O)-methyltransferase: MEIALFRPEIPPNTGNIARLCVNVGVPLSIVGEPSFDLSEKAVRRAGLDYWKDLDLRRFADFEEFRSQKEAEGSRIFLVSKFGTKVYWDVDFQTTDVFLFGRETSGLPEEIHKSCPPEHIISLPMAEVSRSINLSNAVAIVLYEALRQEKTRTNP, from the coding sequence TTGGAAATCGCACTTTTTAGACCAGAAATCCCGCCTAACACGGGTAATATTGCTAGGCTTTGTGTGAATGTCGGAGTCCCCCTTTCTATTGTGGGGGAGCCGTCTTTTGACCTTTCGGAAAAGGCGGTCCGGCGTGCGGGTCTTGACTATTGGAAGGATTTGGATCTTCGGCGGTTTGCGGACTTCGAAGAATTTCGATCCCAAAAAGAAGCCGAAGGGAGCCGAATTTTTCTGGTTTCCAAATTTGGGACCAAAGTGTACTGGGATGTGGACTTTCAGACAACCGATGTCTTCTTATTTGGGCGGGAAACCTCGGGCCTACCGGAAGAAATTCACAAGTCTTGCCCTCCCGAACATATTATTTCCTTACCTATGGCAGAGGTGAGTCGTTCCATCAATCTTTCCAACGCTGTGGCCATAGTACTTTATGAAGCACTGCGCCAAGAGAAAACACGGACTAATCCCTAA
- the uvrB gene encoding excinuclease ABC subunit UvrB, producing MANFKMVSPFKAAGDQVEAIENIAKSFGEGKNKITLVGVTGSGKTFTMAEVITRVKKPTLILSHNKTLAAQLFREFKDFFPENAVEYFVSYYDYYQPEAYVPSSDTFIEKDMSMNEEIDKLRLRATSSLLERDDVIIVSSVSCIYGLGSPEDYMNSVVMLHVGDKIDRDQIIRKFLHIQYARNDIDFSRGNFRVRGDTIEIMPSYQEEGIRIELFGDEIDGLSKIDPLTGKVKTKLDRVVVYPAKHFITSGPKIKDAIEKIKSEMAEQKEKFLKQGKHLEAERIESRTNYDMEMLVELGYCSGIENYSRHLTGREEGERPACLLDYFPNMDFLLIIDESHVTLPQIGGMYAGDRSRKLTLVDFGFRLPSALDNRPLNFQEFETLTPMTLYVSATPDQNEINKSEAVIEQIIRPTGLLDPVVEVRPTTNQIEDLLNEIRLRIEQKERILITTLTKKMSEDLTDYYKEVGLKIAYLHSEIDTIERTEIIRDLRKGVYDCIVGINLLREGLDIPEVSLVAILDADKEGFLRNYKSLVQTIGRAARNVNGKAILYADRMTDSIKKAISETERRRLIQEAHNTKMGITPQSIIKEIHDILPREMAEEDSKEEALKEMEKEFTLKKYKTKDKLRDALKREMLRFASDLDFEKAAMFRDKMLALGPDKIES from the coding sequence ATGGCAAATTTCAAAATGGTTTCTCCTTTTAAGGCTGCCGGAGACCAGGTCGAAGCAATCGAAAATATTGCGAAGTCCTTCGGCGAGGGTAAAAATAAAATTACTTTAGTTGGTGTCACGGGTTCTGGAAAAACCTTTACCATGGCCGAGGTCATCACTCGAGTTAAAAAACCAACGCTCATTTTATCGCATAACAAAACACTCGCAGCTCAGCTCTTTCGAGAGTTTAAAGATTTTTTCCCAGAAAATGCCGTTGAATACTTTGTTTCGTATTACGACTATTACCAACCAGAAGCTTACGTTCCCTCATCCGATACATTCATTGAAAAAGATATGTCAATGAATGAAGAAATCGATAAACTTAGGTTACGTGCCACATCGAGTTTACTCGAACGCGACGATGTGATCATTGTGAGTTCTGTTTCCTGTATTTATGGTTTGGGATCTCCCGAAGACTATATGAACTCTGTAGTGATGTTGCATGTCGGGGATAAAATCGATCGAGACCAAATCATCCGAAAGTTTTTACATATCCAATATGCTCGTAATGATATCGATTTTAGTCGGGGAAATTTCCGGGTTCGTGGGGATACGATTGAGATTATGCCTTCTTACCAAGAGGAAGGAATCCGAATTGAACTTTTTGGCGATGAAATTGATGGACTATCCAAAATTGATCCACTCACAGGAAAGGTAAAAACCAAACTTGATCGGGTGGTTGTTTATCCTGCAAAACACTTTATCACCTCTGGTCCTAAAATCAAAGACGCCATCGAAAAAATTAAGAGTGAGATGGCAGAGCAGAAGGAAAAATTTCTCAAACAAGGGAAACATTTAGAAGCAGAACGCATTGAATCCAGAACCAATTACGATATGGAAATGCTTGTGGAACTTGGGTACTGTAGCGGGATTGAAAATTATTCCCGCCACCTAACGGGAAGAGAGGAAGGCGAAAGGCCCGCTTGTTTACTCGATTATTTTCCCAACATGGATTTTTTACTCATTATTGACGAATCTCACGTAACATTACCGCAAATTGGTGGTATGTATGCCGGGGATAGATCCAGAAAACTAACGTTAGTTGATTTTGGATTTAGACTTCCCAGTGCCCTTGACAACAGGCCTTTGAATTTTCAAGAATTCGAAACGCTCACGCCAATGACTTTGTATGTTTCGGCAACACCTGACCAAAACGAAATTAACAAAAGTGAGGCGGTGATTGAACAAATCATTCGCCCTACGGGACTTCTGGATCCGGTGGTGGAGGTTCGTCCCACCACAAACCAAATTGAAGATTTGTTAAACGAAATCAGACTTCGAATTGAACAAAAGGAAAGAATTCTAATCACCACTCTGACAAAAAAGATGTCAGAAGACTTAACCGATTATTATAAAGAAGTGGGATTGAAGATCGCCTACCTCCATTCCGAAATAGATACCATAGAGAGAACGGAAATCATCAGAGACTTACGAAAGGGAGTTTATGATTGTATTGTGGGGATCAATTTACTTCGGGAAGGACTAGATATTCCAGAGGTCTCGCTCGTTGCCATTTTGGATGCGGACAAAGAAGGTTTCCTTCGAAATTATAAATCTCTTGTTCAGACCATTGGACGTGCCGCAAGGAATGTAAATGGTAAGGCCATTTTGTATGCAGATCGAATGACGGATTCGATTAAAAAAGCAATCAGCGAAACCGAACGCCGCCGTCTAATCCAGGAAGCTCACAACACGAAGATGGGGATCACTCCGCAAAGTATCATTAAAGAAATTCATGATATTTTACCACGAGAGATGGCGGAAGAAGATAGTAAGGAAGAAGCTCTCAAGGAAATGGAAAAAGAATTTACCTTGAAGAAATACAAAACCAAAGACAAGTTACGTGATGCATTAAAACGAGAAATGTTACGTTTCGCATCAGATTTGGATTTTGAAAAAGCTGCTATGTTTCGCGATAAAATGTTAGCACTCGGGCCCGATAAAATAGAATCATAA
- a CDS encoding Mur ligase family protein — MQFLDFLHSLQNIEKTRNFNVFQTYSLDALRELFEFVITKHSIHKPIRISVVGTNGKGSTSHYLASLLSTLGYKTGLYTSPHLLSPLERFQVFEKGKANLPKEEEVENFFTKMILPDLQRFSSLSYFEFLTVFSYLFFVSQKTEFEIWEAGLGGRLDATKLVQADYVVLTKLGMDHSEILGDTKEKICLEKLGILTDVCRKLLVMDPNDTSLRSIIENFPKNQIPVRILPLEDKPSYLETNFLFAKVTLAEFVPDKKGEIESISWDRTERPRGRMEVLKSSPEIVFDPAHNPEAIATTTDEFGRTHTSFSLVLGSLPDKDREGILKELVGLPLVSLFLWEGAGFGTFPELPSPLKPITRRLQNEEELKALFQGRFPVLVLGSFRLYGIVAKLIQNTTNM; from the coding sequence ATGCAGTTTTTAGATTTTTTACATAGCCTACAAAATATAGAAAAAACAAGAAACTTCAATGTCTTCCAAACATATTCTCTTGATGCACTCAGAGAACTTTTCGAATTTGTAATCACCAAACACAGCATTCACAAACCCATTCGAATCAGCGTTGTAGGAACCAATGGGAAAGGCTCCACCTCACATTACTTAGCCTCTCTCCTATCAACTTTGGGATATAAAACTGGGCTTTATACTTCTCCCCACCTACTTAGCCCCTTGGAACGATTCCAAGTTTTTGAAAAAGGCAAGGCCAATCTTCCCAAAGAAGAGGAAGTAGAAAACTTCTTCACAAAAATGATTCTTCCCGATCTCCAACGATTTTCCTCTCTTTCTTATTTTGAATTTTTAACGGTTTTTTCGTATCTCTTCTTTGTATCTCAAAAAACAGAATTTGAAATTTGGGAAGCAGGGCTTGGGGGAAGGCTCGATGCCACAAAACTTGTGCAAGCCGACTATGTTGTATTAACAAAGCTAGGAATGGATCATTCTGAAATTTTAGGGGATACCAAAGAAAAAATCTGTTTAGAGAAGCTCGGAATCCTAACCGATGTTTGCCGAAAACTTTTGGTGATGGATCCAAACGACACCTCACTTCGAAGCATCATCGAAAATTTTCCAAAAAACCAAATCCCCGTTCGGATCCTCCCTCTCGAGGATAAGCCAAGTTATTTAGAAACTAACTTTCTTTTTGCAAAGGTTACACTCGCAGAGTTTGTTCCCGACAAAAAAGGCGAGATTGAATCCATTTCCTGGGACAGAACCGAGCGTCCCCGTGGAAGGATGGAAGTCTTAAAATCCTCTCCTGAAATTGTTTTTGATCCTGCCCACAATCCAGAAGCGATTGCCACCACTACAGATGAGTTCGGGAGGACCCATACTTCTTTCTCTTTGGTTTTGGGAAGCCTTCCCGACAAAGACCGTGAAGGAATTCTAAAAGAACTGGTTGGCTTACCGCTTGTGTCTCTCTTTCTTTGGGAAGGAGCCGGATTTGGAACCTTTCCTGAACTACCTAGTCCTTTAAAACCCATCACAAGAAGGCTCCAAAACGAAGAGGAGCTGAAAGCCCTATTCCAAGGCAGATTTCCGGTATTGGTGTTAGGAAGTTTTCGCCTCTATGGAATTGTGGCAAAATTAATACAAAATACAACAAACATGTAA
- a CDS encoding phosphoribosylanthranilate isomerase: MGTGYKIKICGIKDLATLELCVDLQVDFVGLNFSPRSPRCITAEIAENLLQLRKRDGFPKLVFLFFENSVSEIQNLNTRFQPDLVQLIRGDRFLTKELWDNLTEKKSLLPAIRIQEKVVSDADLEPKSDLVILDSYNKNLGGGTGHSFPWEYVTSVKRPFLLAGGITPENVKTALETVHPYGIDVASGVETGGKKDPKKIQELVQNVRTL; the protein is encoded by the coding sequence ATGGGAACTGGATACAAAATTAAAATCTGCGGAATCAAAGACCTGGCGACACTCGAACTCTGTGTGGATCTCCAGGTCGATTTTGTAGGACTAAACTTCTCCCCTCGTTCTCCACGTTGTATTACGGCAGAAATCGCTGAAAACTTACTCCAATTAAGGAAGAGAGACGGATTTCCCAAACTTGTATTTTTATTCTTTGAAAACTCTGTTTCCGAAATTCAAAACCTAAACACACGATTCCAACCAGATCTTGTCCAACTGATTCGCGGGGACAGGTTTCTCACAAAAGAACTATGGGACAACCTGACAGAAAAAAAATCACTCCTTCCTGCCATTCGGATCCAAGAGAAAGTTGTTTCTGACGCAGACTTAGAACCAAAATCAGATTTAGTAATTTTAGATAGTTATAATAAAAATTTGGGTGGCGGGACTGGGCATAGTTTCCCCTGGGAGTATGTAACATCCGTAAAACGACCTTTTTTACTCGCTGGTGGAATCACTCCTGAAAATGTAAAAACTGCCTTAGAAACTGTCCATCCTTATGGTATTGATGTGGCCAGCGGTGTGGAAACAGGCGGCAAAAAAGATCCAAAGAAAATACAAGAATTGGTACAAAATGTCCGAACACTATGA